The following proteins are co-located in the Granulicella pectinivorans genome:
- a CDS encoding RHS repeat-associated core domain-containing protein, with amino-acid sequence MNRFIQSAISGIALALTLTLLIVCSDDAHAQDTIPSAVTPKNNTGDLPYSTSLGTATEHVELSSGNLIISIPFLDLPGRKMSYDFGIRYDARFWVNQITPQNKLYWNPEQRNWLTANTIGWTPMQGYLTYSHGPAACINNTGQEPITNPTTIFYNAGGTRTDGVIFTDNQGRKHTFLVNEFTSGECDQTVPSVGQTFDSSNYVGPSPDMDGYYAAFVTASTGINIIAPDGTAYLPGGTSGGVTNYYQKQYFTDRAGELDLRGNGQIISPGSQDTIGRIPLTQQISANQILYTTRDSNGTSQNYTVNLQSMTVRTQFNATNIAEYSATRQVVSSIVLPNQQSYTFQYDSWGEVTQMTMPSGAVIVYTWSSVNMYGTTVRSITQRSVTHDGVTDTWNIAYSSVSTANQGTMQLVTETDPPDSANHRYQTVYTFDDNEHLIKAQYLATPGGSQLLEYDMTWDTTRAAADGSSSENGLLTSLTTILENQQTSQRQFDYDLYAYPYQTLNCGDYSSVWQLCQELSQGADAPSFTPAPPTYLPPLTWEPGSHGNVTAIREYEWGQGHPGPLVRQTLRSYLHDSVSNYFIAAPNATTAGAQLRNIANRVSTESIYDGSAVCSGTGTFIWNGTGSITPPAACGANLLAQTKVVYDNGNPANYGYYGEPTSVTHTNFTPGASSPTTSYYYDSYGNIITKIDPMGNPTHYGYADAWTGSTSCQPSSAGGMSSAYLTSVTNALNQAHSLTYYECTGKLASFADANSATTNYTYDLMGRPYTTVYSDGGQTTTTYDDSSHTVDVQSLIASGKVREALTQLDNLGRAIQTQLKSDPQGTDYVDTTYDALGRVASVSNPYRSTGDASYGKTYFNYDARGRKTSQTNGDNSTLIWNYSGSSVTATDEAGNSWTRATDALGMLTSVVEPGNLATTYFYDTLGNLKCADQWGTSPEGAACNGTVKRSFQYDSLSRLLTSSNPETGTICYGQWSNSHCVNGYDANGNLIAKTDARGITTTYTYDALNRLTFKHYSDGTSTAAFGYDGKDASGNALAPNYGASTNVVGRLTYASNMVNADIGVGYDAMGRITSQTYCLPSNCGDRKTVTASYDLAGNLSTLTYPDGRSVQQGYDAAGRMSSVYQNQVWNGTSVNQTYLSASANGSFDPAGHLVQATFGNGVAFGATYDNRERMHTLTYGPSTAPLWSKQYAYNPNSNLQSYTDLITGVQRQFGYDGLNRLTSAQDIFSSLAIPSGSNGNTGSTTTSGSGATQTPGATGAVPWLTNPDDSNLLSEIGTPDGSWLDINTTVVPNAFAAPDGSMTAALVTATSGSADSGEAGKASSPSSLTGETVTGSIWLRTTSGTQTINLYITTNSASGFAVPGTHQVQLTTSWQQFSVSGYTGSMNLNEVRLQIGGGGTFTSGQTFLMWNPMLEDSGSAGSSVTNILPYSQRFSTWTNSHGTTTDNTVIAPDGSNTGTTLQADMSGNANVVYDIIPNPAPLSGMQVTGSVWLKVPYGTVPVLLTFFEVGSSGGNPMAAQTVNLTTTWQRFQVTGTTQSMLNYLVFQIGGAQNQFINGQYIQAWGAQVELAAQAGPYVATGATPVTMNTSMVNLFPYSQQPNRPGWGTYQAILTSTTVAAPDGSMTASQMTQTTGSTNTELANGVANPGLYDGATLTASIFLQSAGGAGNINLYLYGITASGTTYMGSQAITMTGTWQRFSVVGTTPAPTGLTALRLQVGDSNVPPGQVYNVWGAQLEYGSHPGPYIPTNSLPMLTGRGYVNLLPQAQPSNGPSWGMVNTTTAVNTDTAPDGTHTAATLTPGSGQAYVDDYIANPSLYDQQTVTASVYLRTTGSNSMSTVLAIGQESGSLWSAVAQNTITVTPQWQRFEVTGQTLNGLMQLYMQIGTGGFTSGATLEMWGAQFVVGLSAGPYSPTAGDTTTVIATGQQGTLVPTGLNEAYAYDSFGNILQNGPSNAFYTANNQMFGYAYDAAGNLLSNGVTPLTWDAESRLTSAAGATYIYDAEGNRVEKQGVGVTDTVYFGGKPIARLAAGQWTDLIYGPNGMLAEVAGTQTAQPTYRLLDHLGTEIGQTDASAQLINPLDYRPFGGLFSGNTNDPYLFTGKERDAESGLDYFGARYYASNMGRWMSPDWADKPEAVPYSNLMNPQSLNLYGYVNNNPLSKADKDGHCELFCAIAVGVAIVGAVEGGVAAYENYRIIRADQNRMETDQKVMLNPNSTPAQGQAAQDDYQAAQADKYAHVSPLANAANDAISGIQGAVETSIKGLSQAATTGKTDVQRAVTTGISEAKKVAKKLAPTVLQPTPTPPPPPPPPPPPPPPPPPPRTQPDHS; translated from the coding sequence TTGAACAGGTTTATTCAATCCGCCATTTCAGGAATCGCATTAGCACTGACTCTTACCCTGCTCATCGTATGTTCAGATGACGCGCATGCCCAAGACACGATTCCCAGCGCGGTCACCCCAAAAAATAATACTGGTGATCTCCCATATTCCACCTCTCTGGGAACAGCCACCGAGCATGTCGAACTCTCATCTGGGAATCTGATTATCTCCATCCCATTTCTGGACCTGCCAGGTCGAAAGATGTCCTACGATTTCGGGATTCGCTACGACGCTCGTTTTTGGGTCAACCAAATAACCCCGCAAAATAAGCTCTATTGGAATCCTGAGCAGCGTAACTGGTTGACTGCAAACACTATTGGTTGGACGCCGATGCAAGGCTACCTGACATACTCCCATGGCCCTGCCGCCTGTATCAATAACACAGGTCAAGAACCGATTACGAATCCCACAACGATCTTCTACAACGCGGGGGGCACAAGAACCGACGGAGTTATTTTTACAGATAATCAAGGACGAAAGCACACATTCCTCGTGAATGAATTCACTTCAGGAGAATGTGATCAAACTGTTCCATCTGTGGGCCAGACCTTCGATTCTTCGAACTATGTAGGGCCCAGCCCTGATATGGATGGCTACTATGCTGCCTTTGTCACAGCTAGCACTGGTATCAATATTATTGCTCCCGACGGAACAGCCTATCTACCGGGAGGCACGTCGGGTGGGGTGACAAATTACTACCAAAAGCAGTATTTTACTGACCGCGCTGGGGAGCTAGACCTCCGAGGTAATGGGCAAATCATATCTCCGGGCAGCCAAGACACGATCGGTCGAATTCCCCTTACCCAACAGATCAGTGCGAATCAGATTCTCTACACCACGCGCGATTCAAACGGCACCTCACAGAACTACACCGTCAACCTTCAAAGCATGACTGTGCGTACGCAGTTCAATGCAACAAATATCGCAGAGTATTCAGCAACACGACAGGTCGTAAGCTCCATTGTTCTGCCGAATCAGCAGTCGTACACATTCCAATACGACTCTTGGGGAGAAGTCACCCAGATGACTATGCCCTCCGGAGCAGTCATAGTTTATACCTGGTCTTCGGTAAATATGTATGGCACAACAGTCCGATCCATCACTCAGAGAAGTGTGACGCATGATGGAGTGACAGATACTTGGAATATTGCATATTCCAGCGTGTCCACCGCAAATCAAGGAACGATGCAATTGGTCACGGAGACTGATCCTCCTGATTCAGCGAATCACAGATATCAAACGGTCTACACATTCGACGATAATGAGCATCTGATCAAAGCTCAGTATCTTGCGACCCCCGGAGGTTCGCAGCTGCTCGAATACGACATGACCTGGGATACAACTCGAGCTGCTGCGGATGGAAGTTCTTCAGAAAATGGTCTCCTCACTTCGCTCACGACCATTTTGGAGAATCAGCAGACGAGCCAACGCCAATTCGACTACGATCTATATGCCTATCCCTACCAAACTCTGAATTGTGGCGACTACAGCTCCGTATGGCAACTCTGTCAGGAGTTGTCTCAGGGCGCGGACGCTCCGTCATTTACACCAGCCCCACCTACCTATCTGCCGCCGCTCACATGGGAGCCCGGCTCCCATGGAAATGTCACTGCAATCCGCGAATATGAATGGGGACAAGGGCACCCAGGGCCGCTGGTCCGACAGACTCTACGGTCTTACCTGCATGATTCGGTCAGCAACTACTTCATCGCCGCTCCGAATGCGACAACAGCCGGAGCCCAATTACGTAACATCGCGAATCGCGTCTCGACTGAATCGATTTACGATGGCTCTGCCGTCTGTAGCGGTACTGGCACCTTCATCTGGAATGGAACCGGAAGCATCACGCCGCCTGCGGCTTGCGGCGCAAACCTGCTCGCCCAGACAAAGGTGGTTTACGACAACGGCAATCCCGCGAACTATGGATACTACGGAGAACCGACGTCGGTCACCCATACGAATTTCACTCCCGGAGCCTCATCTCCGACAACGAGCTATTACTATGACTCTTACGGTAATATTATTACCAAGATAGACCCCATGGGTAATCCAACGCATTATGGATATGCTGATGCCTGGACGGGGAGTACTTCATGTCAACCGTCCTCTGCGGGCGGGATGTCTTCAGCCTACCTGACGAGTGTCACCAATGCGCTCAATCAAGCGCACTCGCTCACTTACTACGAATGCACAGGCAAATTGGCGTCGTTCGCAGATGCAAACAGTGCCACGACGAACTACACGTACGACCTTATGGGGCGCCCATACACCACGGTTTACTCGGATGGAGGGCAAACCACGACCACCTATGACGATTCATCCCATACTGTAGATGTTCAGAGTTTGATTGCGAGTGGCAAAGTTAGGGAAGCCTTGACACAGCTAGACAACCTGGGCCGAGCGATACAGACCCAACTCAAGTCAGATCCCCAAGGCACTGATTATGTAGACACCACTTACGATGCACTGGGTCGCGTCGCCTCAGTATCGAATCCTTATCGCTCCACTGGGGATGCGAGCTACGGAAAGACGTATTTCAACTACGATGCCCGAGGTCGGAAGACGTCACAGACCAATGGGGACAATAGCACTCTGATCTGGAATTATTCAGGTTCGAGTGTCACTGCAACGGATGAGGCGGGAAACTCCTGGACACGCGCAACCGATGCCCTCGGCATGTTGACCAGCGTCGTTGAGCCCGGAAATCTCGCCACGACCTACTTTTACGATACCCTCGGCAATCTGAAGTGCGCTGATCAGTGGGGAACGTCCCCAGAGGGTGCCGCATGCAATGGAACTGTAAAGAGAAGCTTCCAGTACGACTCGCTCTCGCGTTTGCTGACCTCTTCGAACCCAGAGACGGGCACAATCTGCTATGGCCAGTGGAGCAATTCTCACTGTGTCAACGGCTACGACGCGAACGGCAATCTCATCGCGAAGACCGATGCTCGCGGCATCACAACAACCTACACTTACGATGCGTTGAACCGGCTGACCTTCAAGCACTATTCCGACGGCACCTCGACGGCAGCGTTCGGGTATGACGGCAAGGACGCGAGCGGCAACGCCCTGGCTCCCAACTACGGGGCTTCAACGAATGTCGTTGGGAGGCTTACGTATGCTTCCAACATGGTCAATGCCGATATCGGAGTGGGCTACGACGCGATGGGCCGGATCACTTCACAGACGTACTGTCTTCCCTCAAACTGTGGAGATCGGAAGACGGTGACCGCGTCGTACGATCTCGCGGGTAACCTGAGCACCCTGACGTATCCCGATGGGCGCTCCGTGCAGCAAGGCTACGACGCGGCAGGCCGCATGTCCTCCGTGTATCAAAATCAGGTGTGGAATGGGACGTCGGTGAACCAGACCTATCTCTCTGCATCTGCCAACGGAAGCTTTGATCCGGCTGGACATCTGGTGCAGGCGACCTTCGGGAACGGGGTGGCATTTGGAGCGACCTATGACAACCGTGAACGGATGCACACGCTCACGTACGGGCCGTCGACCGCACCCCTGTGGTCCAAGCAGTATGCTTACAACCCGAACAGCAACCTCCAAAGCTATACGGATCTCATCACGGGTGTTCAGCGGCAGTTTGGCTATGATGGCCTGAACCGTCTCACGAGTGCGCAGGACATCTTCTCCAGTCTTGCGATCCCGAGCGGGTCGAACGGAAATACGGGCTCGACAACCACGAGCGGAAGCGGCGCGACCCAGACTCCCGGAGCAACTGGGGCCGTTCCGTGGCTCACGAATCCTGACGACTCGAACCTGCTCTCCGAGATCGGGACGCCGGACGGGAGTTGGTTGGATATCAACACCACGGTTGTACCGAACGCATTCGCCGCGCCGGATGGATCGATGACCGCAGCCCTTGTGACTGCAACATCCGGTTCGGCCGACAGCGGAGAAGCCGGAAAGGCCAGTTCACCCTCTTCGCTCACGGGAGAGACTGTAACTGGTTCTATCTGGCTCCGCACCACATCGGGGACCCAAACCATCAATCTCTACATAACAACCAACTCCGCGAGCGGATTTGCCGTTCCCGGAACACATCAAGTGCAGCTCACTACCTCTTGGCAACAGTTCTCGGTGAGTGGCTACACGGGATCAATGAATCTGAATGAAGTGCGCTTGCAGATTGGCGGCGGCGGTACTTTCACCAGCGGACAAACGTTTCTGATGTGGAATCCCATGCTGGAAGATTCGGGCTCCGCTGGGAGCAGTGTGACGAACATTCTCCCTTATTCACAACGTTTCTCGACATGGACGAACTCGCATGGAACAACGACGGATAATACGGTCATTGCGCCCGACGGTAGCAACACCGGAACAACGCTTCAGGCGGATATGAGCGGTAATGCCAACGTGGTCTATGACATAATCCCGAATCCTGCACCGTTGTCTGGCATGCAAGTCACCGGATCCGTCTGGTTGAAAGTTCCTTATGGGACAGTACCTGTTCTGCTTACTTTTTTCGAAGTAGGCTCCTCTGGCGGCAATCCGATGGCGGCGCAGACTGTCAATCTAACGACAACGTGGCAGCGATTTCAGGTAACGGGGACGACGCAGTCAATGCTCAATTATCTCGTCTTCCAGATTGGAGGTGCGCAAAATCAATTTATCAACGGACAATACATTCAAGCCTGGGGAGCACAGGTGGAGCTCGCCGCACAGGCCGGACCTTACGTAGCAACCGGAGCGACGCCCGTCACGATGAATACCAGCATGGTGAACCTGTTCCCCTACTCGCAACAGCCAAACCGGCCTGGATGGGGTACGTATCAAGCGATTCTGACATCCACTACTGTGGCCGCCCCGGACGGATCGATGACGGCAAGCCAAATGACCCAAACTACAGGTTCGACGAATACCGAACTGGCCAATGGGGTGGCCAATCCGGGGCTTTACGATGGCGCGACTTTGACGGCCTCGATCTTTTTGCAATCCGCAGGTGGTGCCGGAAATATCAATCTCTATCTCTACGGGATCACGGCATCCGGAACAACTTACATGGGGTCTCAGGCGATCACGATGACTGGAACCTGGCAGAGGTTCTCGGTTGTTGGAACCACACCTGCGCCGACAGGCCTGACCGCCCTTAGACTTCAAGTAGGGGACTCCAATGTGCCTCCAGGTCAGGTCTATAACGTTTGGGGCGCTCAGTTAGAGTACGGTTCGCATCCAGGGCCATATATCCCCACGAATTCTCTTCCTATGCTCACGGGCAGAGGGTACGTCAATCTGCTTCCACAGGCACAACCCTCCAACGGGCCGAGTTGGGGCATGGTCAACACAACAACGGCGGTTAATACCGACACTGCTCCTGATGGAACTCATACTGCGGCAACACTCACTCCTGGCAGTGGTCAGGCGTACGTCGACGACTACATCGCGAATCCGTCGCTCTATGATCAACAGACGGTAACCGCATCCGTCTACCTGCGCACGACTGGCTCCAACAGTATGTCGACAGTGCTAGCCATCGGACAGGAGTCCGGATCTCTTTGGAGCGCTGTTGCGCAGAACACCATCACGGTCACACCCCAATGGCAGCGCTTCGAGGTCACAGGGCAGACGCTCAACGGCTTGATGCAACTCTACATGCAGATTGGTACCGGGGGCTTCACCAGCGGAGCAACGCTAGAGATGTGGGGAGCACAGTTTGTCGTAGGCTTATCCGCCGGACCATATTCCCCTACTGCGGGAGACACAACCACAGTCATTGCGACGGGACAGCAAGGGACGTTGGTGCCGACAGGACTCAACGAAGCCTACGCCTACGATTCGTTCGGCAACATCCTGCAAAACGGTCCTTCGAATGCCTTCTATACGGCGAACAACCAGATGTTCGGCTACGCATACGACGCAGCGGGCAACCTGCTGTCAAACGGCGTCACGCCGCTGACGTGGGATGCGGAGAGCCGTCTCACCTCGGCTGCGGGAGCCACCTATATTTACGATGCGGAGGGCAATCGGGTCGAGAAGCAGGGTGTCGGGGTCACGGATACGGTCTACTTTGGCGGCAAACCCATCGCACGCCTTGCGGCGGGGCAATGGACGGATCTGATCTACGGCCCGAACGGCATGCTGGCCGAGGTTGCCGGGACACAGACGGCGCAACCGACGTATCGTTTGCTCGATCATCTCGGCACGGAGATAGGCCAAACCGATGCGAGCGCCCAACTCATCAACCCGCTCGACTACAGACCGTTCGGAGGGTTATTCTCGGGTAATACGAATGATCCGTATCTGTTTACCGGCAAAGAAAGAGACGCAGAATCAGGACTCGATTACTTCGGGGCAAGGTATTACGCCAGCAACATGGGCCGGTGGATGTCGCCCGACTGGGCCGACAAACCGGAGGCCGTGCCGTATTCCAATTTGATGAATCCGCAGAGCCTCAACCTCTATGGTTACGTCAACAACAATCCGCTTAGCAAAGCAGACAAAGATGGACATTGCGAACTCTTTTGCGCCATTGCGGTTGGTGTCGCTATAGTCGGAGCCGTGGAGGGTGGTGTCGCAGCATATGAGAATTACAGAATCATAAGGGCCGATCAAAATCGAATGGAAACAGACCAAAAAGTCATGTTAAATCCGAATTCAACGCCTGCCCAAGGACAAGCCGCTCAAGATGACTATCAGGCGGCACAAGCTGACAAATACGCACATGTATCACCTTTGGCTAATGCGGCAAATGATGCCATCTCGGGCATTCAAGGGGCGGTAGAGACGAGTATTAAGGGCCTAAGTCAGGCAGCGACAACTGGAAAAACTGACGTTCAACGTGCGGTCACAACGGGGATTTCTGAGGCAAAGAAGGTTGCGAAGAAGCTAGCGCCAACTGTACTTCAGCCCACTCCTACACCGCCTCCGCCTCCGCCCCCACCGCCCCCACCGCCCCCACCGCCCCCACCGCCAAGAACGCAACCTGATCATTCGTGA
- a CDS encoding IS5 family transposase, which yields MRSGTLEEALRLLARLLDAQGKLNLRRSVRRCHLRERQKGGFAVGPTRRGKRTKIVALAAGNSLPLAVSVQSASPAECQLVEEVLAGSFLDELPARMIGDKAYDSDRLDLRHKKEYGIEMMAPNRRNGGKTQDRRKLRRYKKSWKVERLFAWMHSFRRLVTRWEFHIENFLGFVQLACIHMLLRRL from the coding sequence ATTCGCAGCGGCACGCTCGAAGAAGCGTTGCGTCTGCTGGCGCGATTGCTCGATGCGCAAGGCAAGCTCAACCTTCGAAGAAGCGTTCGTCGATGCCACCTTCGCGAGCGCCAAAAAGGGGGCTTTGCTGTCGGTCCCACGCGCCGGGGCAAGCGCACGAAGATCGTCGCTCTCGCCGCTGGCAACAGTCTTCCTCTCGCCGTCTCTGTCCAAAGCGCTTCGCCTGCCGAGTGCCAGCTGGTTGAAGAAGTTCTTGCCGGAAGCTTTCTCGACGAACTCCCAGCCCGAATGATCGGTGACAAGGCGTACGACTCGGACAGGCTCGATCTGCGGCATAAGAAGGAATACGGCATCGAGATGATGGCTCCGAATCGACGCAATGGTGGCAAAACCCAAGACCGGCGGAAGCTCCGCCGCTACAAGAAGAGCTGGAAGGTCGAACGACTCTTCGCCTGGATGCACAGCTTTCGAAGGCTCGTCACTCGATGGGAATTTCACATCGAAAATTTCCTCGGATTCGTCCAACTCGCATGCATCCACATGCTCCTAAGACGTTTATGA
- a CDS encoding DUF3467 domain-containing protein — MSQNKDAEQPALTLTKTEHYREGYANSVQVRMSVWDFQLVFGTMHQASADEVKVENFQAVYLSPQQAKALLNVLAHNLQQYEQTFGQLSLEPAVHGGGPVH, encoded by the coding sequence ATGAGCCAGAACAAGGATGCCGAGCAGCCAGCGCTGACGTTGACCAAGACAGAGCACTATCGCGAGGGCTATGCCAACAGCGTCCAGGTTCGGATGAGCGTTTGGGACTTTCAGTTGGTGTTTGGAACGATGCACCAGGCTTCGGCGGATGAGGTCAAGGTCGAGAACTTTCAGGCTGTGTATCTGAGCCCGCAGCAGGCGAAGGCTCTGCTGAATGTGCTGGCGCATAACCTGCAGCAGTATGAGCAGACGTTTGGGCAGTTGTCGCTGGAGCCTGCGGTCCACGGCGGCGGCCCTGTCCACTAG
- a CDS encoding ArnT family glycosyltransferase, giving the protein MKRTGLPLWVMFPVVFAGVVLTHWTLLRLPYFWDEAGYYIPSAWDFFKTGTLIPVTTTSNAHPPLPSLLLAGWWHVFGFSVTATRLLVCGVAAAALVGIYRLVKGIAGVSAAVATMVLTAVYPVWFAQSSLAHADIFAAAFTLWGLSFYFVRREDPGTGEPLEAALVERVAAAVLFALAALSKETAIVTPLALAVLELYFGLRVWWTHRTPKRWLSVHVAWAAALVAPVLPLLAWYGYHWRKTGFVFGNPEYLRYNATANLGAYRIALCLWHRVLHLTTHMNMFVATGCAVAAMLMPAVAGRGRLSRGVMTGLSVVVLANWVEFSVLGGALLTRYLLPVFPIIVMVCVVEWRRGLRRWGGLAALAAAGFIAGIWVNPPYAFAPEDNLTYRDMIVLHQEAIALIAKEYPAATVLTAWPGTQEFERPELGYIATPMKTVAIKNFSMEEMEKAAGDPGAYDTAMIFSTKWEPASGKVHVAGGSGDDEKYFDFHHDLRPREAARMLHGDVVWQGYRKGEWAAVLRFPRSVNASVQR; this is encoded by the coding sequence GTGAAGCGTACTGGACTTCCGCTTTGGGTGATGTTTCCGGTGGTGTTTGCAGGTGTAGTGCTCACGCACTGGACGCTGCTGCGGCTTCCCTACTTCTGGGATGAGGCCGGGTACTACATTCCCTCGGCGTGGGATTTCTTCAAGACCGGAACGCTGATTCCGGTGACGACGACGAGCAATGCACACCCTCCCCTGCCCTCGCTTTTGCTGGCGGGGTGGTGGCATGTGTTCGGCTTCTCCGTGACGGCCACGCGGTTGCTGGTGTGCGGTGTGGCGGCAGCGGCTCTGGTTGGGATCTATCGGCTGGTGAAGGGGATTGCCGGGGTTTCGGCGGCAGTGGCCACGATGGTGCTGACGGCGGTGTATCCGGTGTGGTTCGCGCAGAGTTCGCTGGCGCATGCGGATATCTTTGCGGCGGCATTTACGCTTTGGGGGCTCTCGTTCTACTTCGTGCGTCGGGAAGATCCGGGGACGGGCGAGCCTCTGGAGGCGGCGCTGGTGGAGCGAGTGGCGGCGGCGGTGTTGTTTGCGCTGGCGGCACTCTCGAAAGAGACGGCGATTGTTACTCCGCTGGCGCTTGCCGTGCTGGAGCTTTATTTCGGGTTGCGGGTTTGGTGGACTCACCGGACACCGAAGCGGTGGCTCTCGGTGCATGTGGCGTGGGCGGCGGCTTTGGTGGCTCCGGTGCTGCCGCTGTTGGCCTGGTATGGGTATCACTGGCGGAAGACGGGTTTCGTGTTCGGGAATCCGGAGTATCTGCGCTACAACGCCACGGCGAATCTGGGGGCTTACCGGATTGCGCTTTGCCTGTGGCACCGGGTGCTGCACCTGACGACGCATATGAACATGTTCGTCGCTACGGGCTGCGCGGTGGCGGCGATGCTGATGCCGGCTGTGGCGGGGCGGGGACGGCTTTCTCGCGGCGTGATGACGGGGCTTTCGGTGGTGGTGCTGGCAAACTGGGTGGAGTTTTCGGTGCTGGGCGGCGCGCTGCTGACCCGGTATCTGCTGCCGGTTTTTCCCATCATTGTGATGGTGTGCGTGGTGGAGTGGCGGCGTGGGCTGCGGCGGTGGGGCGGTTTGGCAGCGTTGGCGGCCGCGGGGTTCATCGCGGGGATCTGGGTGAATCCGCCGTATGCGTTCGCTCCGGAGGATAACCTCACCTATCGCGACATGATTGTGCTGCACCAGGAGGCGATCGCTCTGATTGCGAAGGAGTATCCGGCGGCCACGGTCCTGACGGCGTGGCCGGGGACGCAGGAGTTCGAGCGACCGGAGCTGGGGTATATCGCGACTCCGATGAAGACGGTGGCGATCAAGAATTTTTCGATGGAAGAGATGGAGAAGGCTGCTGGGGATCCCGGTGCGTACGACACAGCCATGATCTTTTCCACGAAGTGGGAGCCGGCCTCAGGCAAGGTGCATGTGGCGGGCGGGAGCGGGGATGATGAGAAGTACTTCGATTTCCATCACGATCTGCGGCCGCGGGAGGCAGCTCGGATGCTGCATGGAGATGTGGTGTGGCAGGGGTATCGCAAGGGGGAGTGGGCTGCAGTGCTTCGGTTTCCTCGATCGGTGAATGCTTCCGTACAAAGATAG
- a CDS encoding tetratricopeptide repeat protein: MGQVTMLRAIRLWGSMMVLLSLAVAAMAQSSGEAHEAGRLVLVLPFENRSGQVNLQWIGESFPYTLDQRLNSSGFLTISREDRQYAMDHLGFPVDFRPTRATTIRIAQTLDADYVVVGSFNVVNGAIQVQAQVLRVNQLSLSRPIEDSAELPRLFDVENALAWKVAREIDPKFPVAQQTFLSAAGGVKLSAFENYIRGTTSSASTERIKRLEAAIADEPKYTAALLSLGKAQYADRQYEAAAATMAKVPRTDRAALEAGFYLGLAKFNLAKYAESESAFAFVASRLPLPEIVNNQGVAASRQGKDAGALFQRASTADPKDADYHFNVAVALLNRGDAAGTLKELDAALKLHAQDQEAKELKLRVEAAKAGTGLKAAVETGGFEPIERIRRTYSEASFRQAAFQLDQMRAMRLAALPPAQQAVEYSQQGRDYLAQGLVPEAELEFQSAIAADASSPVGHAGLAQVREQSGNIEDARAEATKSIQLKPNVIAYLVLARLDLSANELQRSATDVGNALRLEPKNSAAMGMKAALAARGQAIP; this comes from the coding sequence ATGGGACAGGTGACAATGCTGCGAGCGATACGTCTTTGGGGTTCGATGATGGTGCTGCTTTCGCTGGCTGTCGCCGCGATGGCACAGAGCTCGGGCGAGGCGCATGAGGCAGGGCGCCTGGTGCTGGTGCTGCCGTTCGAGAACCGGTCGGGCCAGGTGAACCTGCAGTGGATCGGCGAGTCGTTTCCGTACACGCTGGACCAGCGGCTGAACTCCTCGGGGTTCCTCACCATCTCGCGCGAAGACCGGCAGTACGCGATGGACCATCTTGGGTTCCCGGTGGACTTCAGGCCGACACGGGCGACGACCATCCGGATTGCGCAGACGCTGGATGCGGACTATGTGGTTGTCGGCAGCTTCAATGTGGTGAATGGGGCGATCCAGGTGCAGGCGCAGGTGCTGCGGGTGAACCAGTTGTCGCTTTCGCGGCCGATTGAGGATTCGGCGGAGCTGCCGCGGCTGTTCGATGTGGAGAATGCGCTGGCGTGGAAGGTGGCGCGGGAGATCGATCCGAAGTTTCCGGTGGCGCAGCAGACGTTTCTCTCCGCGGCGGGCGGGGTGAAGCTGAGCGCGTTTGAGAATTACATTCGCGGGACGACGTCGTCGGCTTCGACGGAGCGGATCAAGCGGCTTGAGGCGGCGATTGCGGATGAGCCGAAGTACACGGCGGCCCTGCTTTCTCTCGGCAAGGCGCAGTATGCGGACCGGCAGTATGAGGCGGCCGCCGCGACGATGGCGAAGGTTCCGCGCACGGATCGGGCGGCGCTGGAGGCTGGGTTCTACCTGGGGCTGGCGAAGTTCAACCTGGCGAAGTATGCGGAGTCGGAGTCTGCGTTTGCGTTTGTGGCCAGCCGTCTGCCGTTGCCGGAGATTGTGAACAATCAGGGTGTCGCGGCGAGCCGGCAGGGAAAAGATGCGGGGGCGTTGTTTCAGCGGGCCTCCACGGCGGACCCCAAGGATGCGGACTACCACTTCAACGTGGCTGTGGCGTTATTGAACCGGGGGGATGCGGCGGGGACGTTGAAGGAACTGGATGCGGCACTGAAGCTGCATGCGCAGGACCAGGAGGCCAAGGAGCTGAAGTTGCGGGTGGAGGCGGCGAAGGCCGGTACGGGGCTGAAGGCGGCGGTCGAGACGGGTGGATTCGAGCCGATCGAGCGAATTCGGCGGACATACTCGGAGGCTTCGTTCCGGCAGGCGGCGTTCCAACTGGACCAGATGCGGGCGATGCGGCTGGCGGCGCTTCCTCCGGCGCAACAGGCAGTGGAGTACTCGCAGCAGGGCCGGGATTATCTGGCGCAGGGCCTGGTTCCGGAGGCGGAGCTGGAGTTCCAGTCTGCGATTGCGGCGGATGCGAGTTCGCCGGTGGGGCACGCGGGGCTGGCGCAGGTGCGGGAGCAGAGCGGGAATATCGAAGATGCTCGCGCGGAGGCGACGAAGTCGATTCAGTTGAAGCCGAATGTGATTGCGTACCTGGTGCTGGCACGTCTGGATCTGTCGGCGAATGAGTTGCAGAGGTCGGCGACGGATGTAGGGAATGCGCTGCGGCTGGAGCCGAAGAACTCGGCCGCGATGGGGATGAAGGCGGCGCTGGCGGCAAGAGGGCAGGCGATACCGTGA